The nucleotide window GCGGCCCGCTCGGCGCAGGGCGCCCGGTACATCGCGGCGCACAGCCCGGGTTCGAGGTTGGCCAGCGCCATGACGTACCCGTCGACGCCGGGTGTGCTCGTCACCAGGTGTTCCAGTCCTTGGAGTACGCCGACGCCGGGCCGGGCCGCGATGAGCCGGCGGGTGGCGAGCGGGTCGCCGGCCGAGTCCTTGACGGCCACCACGGACGGCAGCCGGCAGATGCGCAGCAGGGTGTCGAAGGCGATGGTGTTCCGCGAGATCTCCGACTCGTGGTAGACGACCACCGGCAGCCCCGAGGCGTCGGCGATCCGCGCGTAGTGGCGGTACATCTCGTCCTGGGAGACGTCCGCCCCGTAGGGGGTGGTCGCCGCCACGGCGCGGGCGCCGAGCCGGGCGGCGGCGCGGGCCCGGCGGACGGTCCCGTGCGTGGTGGCCACCTCGATCCCGGCGAGCACCGGCAGCCCGTCGGCGCAGCCCACCGTGGCCTCCACCATGTCGTGCCACTGCCGGTCCGACAGCGCCCACCCCTCGCCGGTGCTGAGCGCCGGCAGCAGGGCGTCCACATGGGGGCGCACCGATGCCACCAGCCGTGCGACGTCCCGGCGGCCGACCTCACCGGCGCCGGTGAGCGGTGTCACCAGGGCGACGGTCACTCCGTGGAACACCGCTGCCCCCTCCCCCAGGTGCCGGGGCCGGCCGCCGGCGCGGTCACAGCTGGGCCGCCGTGACGCGCAG belongs to Streptantibioticus cattleyicolor NRRL 8057 = DSM 46488 and includes:
- a CDS encoding dihydrodipicolinate synthase family protein, with translation MFHGVTVALVTPLTGAGEVGRRDVARLVASVRPHVDALLPALSTGEGWALSDRQWHDMVEATVGCADGLPVLAGIEVATTHGTVRRARAAARLGARAVAATTPYGADVSQDEMYRHYARIADASGLPVVVYHESEISRNTIAFDTLLRICRLPSVVAVKDSAGDPLATRRLIAARPGVGVLQGLEHLVTSTPGVDGYVMALANLEPGLCAAMYRAPCAERAAELAAACARHGLDRPDWYRAVKSELRRRSILTSDATVDPGCPEGTPV